From marine bacterium B5-7:
TCATTCGGCGATATTGTCCAGAATTGGAAAGTTTGACCGCGAAACAAATTCATCAACCTGATGCGTATGGAAAACATGAGTTAGATTACCCACCGCCGATCGTTGACTTAAAAACCACACGTGCTGATGCAATCACCGCATTTAAAAAATTAAACTAGCCGGCGCGCAGTGCCGGTAAAAGCTGGAATGCGGAGTTGGTACTGTGTGCACGGAAGGCCGCATTACCACACGAAACCAGGGCTTAATCTAGCGGCTGCTTGCTGCGATAGCCACTCGCTAAGCTGATCGCTTAATGGCTTAGGTGCATGCTCTAGTATATGGTCTTTGGCCGTTAGACCACGCGCACAATCAAGTGTGATAAATGTCTCTTCCCCTTGGGCATTGACTTGTATTGCCTCTGGCACTGCTCGCCAAAAGGGGTGAAAATCTATCTGCGTTGTTTCACCGTTGATATGGGTGATTTCCAGTTGACCGAACAAATGACCTTTGCTAGCTGGCAAGAGTTCAGCATTTTGAATCTGCTCTCTGAGTGTCATGGGTAATAATAGCAATGCGTTTTCTGCCAATGCTGCATGTGTAGATATGAGATGGGCAAGTTGTTTGCTGTCGTATGTCATGATCAGCGTTTCTTTTCGTATAAGCTCATCTGAATCGCCCGGGGTAAGTGAATAGAATGTTTGGAGTTTTGCAGTTAACGCTGGATGCCGAAGATTGTCTGGTATCATCGCTGCCATGGTGCCAGACATATATTGTGCATGTTTTTTTGCAAAATCTTCTAAGAGAGTGAGTTTGCTTCTCATCCCCAAGGTCACGATCGTAGTGCCCGCGGTGCGGGCTGATTCGGACGGCACGATACTGGCTTGTGTACTGGCTTGTGTTCTGGCTTGTGTTTTCACCTTTTCAGGAGTCAAGATAGGCATTCTTTCAAGCGTAGGACGCGCTGCTTCCTCAGTGGCGGTGAGCAGCATTTTTTGATGTGTCTCAGCTGATACGCCAGTTTGAGGTGGGATGTTAGGTAGTGGGAGCCTACGTTTAAAGTGAATGCTCGTGCTTCTTTCACATGACACAAATGAAGCGTCATTTTGAATAAATGCCAGTATTTTTTCGAGGGTGGTCTGATCGTTTAAAGCCGCTAAATTCGGAATAATTAGCATGTATCCATTCGGTTGTTTTTTTCCGTTGATGGTTTCTCCTGCTGTTGAAAACCAAACGGGATTTAATAAATGCAAGACTTCGCATAAATGATTCATCGCATTCATCAAGAACGCATGGTAAGCCTGAGCGTTATCTTTTGGGGTTAAGCTGATTTTAACACCGGTGTTATCTGATTTTGTCTGCCATAGGGAAGCTCTAAGAGAAGAAAGGGTGGCATCTTGTTTCACGGGATTCTCTGCCGATTTGTATGAAATCACGCGCTTGAGTAACTTGCTTAGGGGGGCGCTGAGCTGCTCGAGAAAGCTGCGTTCAGCCGGGGTTGTGGGGGTCAAGACCTTTTTTACAGGTTGATATGCCGCCGTTAACTGGCTGTTGCGACTAGTATACTGACCCTTGTATGAGGTGTGCGCCCTTAGAGCTGTCAAAGGCTTCACAGGGTTGGGCGGTGTTGGTTGAATTCTTTGCCTGGTTAGAGAGCTATATTCATGAAGTGTCACACCTGGTGAGGCGCCAGATGCAGCGACCTGCAAGATACCATATGTTTGTACTAGTTCTGCTAATGTATTTTGATTGAATTCATTACCTGTGTCGTTCATCGTTTTTCCCCTTTGAATTATTGAGGGTATTTTGGATATATAAGGAAGCCTTGTCAAGGTACGTGCGGACCTGCATGACAAGATGGGTGCCCCGGCTAAAGACCGGGGTGAGAAGATAATTACGCTGCAGTAGTTTGCTGTTCTGGCAGGGTGATGTTGAGCTCAAGCACGGAATGCTCACCATCGCGCTCTAAACCAACTTTGACTTGCTCGCGGTCGATTTCCACGTACTTGCTGATCACGTCGATCAATTCTTGCTGCAACTTCGGTATGAAGTCTTCTTCCGTTGAGGTTGAGTGGCGTTGATGGGCAACGATAATTTTTAAGCGTTCACGCGCCAAGGATGCCGTATTTTTTTGTTCGCGTTTAAAAAGATTGAGCCATTTCATGTGGTTTCCGCCTCCCGTTTGCCTTTGCTACCAAAAATACGTTGTAAGATACTGCGTTTTTCCGTTTCAATGAATCGCATTGGACGATCTTCTCCGAGTAAACGATCAATCGCATCAAGATACGCTTGGCCAGCATCGCTTTCAGTATCTAATACAACCGGACTACCAGAGTTAGATGCACGTAATACGGCTTTAGATTCTGGAATCACACCAAGTAACGGAATCGCTAAAATATCTTGGATATCTTCAACGGTGAGCATGTCGCCAGCTTCAACACGCGCTGGAGAATAACGTGTGACAAGCAAGTGTTCTTTTACTGGATCTTGACCGTCTTCCGCACGTTTGGATTTGCTTGCTAAAATACCGAGTATGCGATCAGAGTCACGCACCGAGGAAACCTCTGGATTAGTAACGACAACCGCTTGGTCAGCAAAGTACATTGCCATGAACGCGCCTTTTTCAATACCGGCAGGTGAATCGCAAACAATATAGTCGAAGTCTTTATCTAATTCTGCTAAGACTTTCTCAACGCCTTCTTGCGTGAGTGCATCTTTATCACGCGTTTGTGAAGCAGGTAGGATAAATAAGTTATCTACGCGCTTGTCTTTGATCAGCGTTTGCTTAATATTTGCTTCGCCGTGGATAACGTTTACGAAGTCATAGACCACGCGGCGTTCACAGCCCATAATCAGATCAAGATTACGTAAGCCCACATCAAAGTCGATCACGACTGTTTTGTGACCACGCAGTGCGAGACCGGTTGCTAATGCGGCGCTTGTGGTAGTTTTTCCAACACCGCCTTTACCTGAAGTGACGACAATAATTTCAGCCACAAGAAATTCCTTATATTTCAATCACCAAAGAGTAAATGCTAACGTGAATTCATGGAAAGCACAATAAGTAAACTGAAGAATTTATCCACAGGTGATTAGGATAATGAGTCGCAACTTAACTTACCCTCTTTAATGCGGATTCGGATGAGTTCGCCATCGCGCTGTTTTTGGATATTGTCATGCTGGGTGTAAATACCCGCAATGGACACTAATTCCGCATCTAGCGATTGGCAGAAGATTTGTGCAGACTCATCGCCTTGTGCACCGGCTAATGCGCGACCACGCAAAGGGCCGTAGACGTGAATATGACCATCCGCGACGATTTCCGCGCCACGACTGACGGGCGCAATCACGATTAAGTCGCCACCTTTGGCATAAATTTGTTGGCCAGAGCGAACGGGCTGTGTGATCACCTTGGTTTTGTTAGCCGTTTCGGGGCTTGTTGGCTTCAGGGTTGGGACGGCCACTTCGGGAGCCGAGGCGGTTTCTTCCGCAATGGGTTTTTTCTTTGGCACAGACAGAATGGCTAGGCCAGCCTGGGCTGCCGCGCGGTGTATTTTGGTAGAGCCACCTTTAATACCTACCGGCACTAGGCCATGTTTTTGTAGGAGATTACGAATTTCTTTGAAAGGGATGTCAAGAGGGATGCCAGCTACGTGCTGAAGATCGAGAACGATAGGGGCATTTTCAAAGAATTTAGGGCTTTGAGCGATCATGTCGATAATTTGTGCCTCGATGGCTTGGGTATCTAATTTTTCTAGCAGCAATGAGGTGAGGGTAAATAAGCCTCCTTTGAGTTCAAATGCGGCTTGTTCGATGGTGTCGGTCATAGGTGTCCCTTTGTTTTATCGTGTCTAACTGCTGTCATCCCGGCCGTAGCTTGTCATCCCGGGCTCCGACCCGGGATCTCCATCAGCCTCTATCGAGTTTACTAGCGTCCGAAGGAGGTCCCGCGTCAAGCGCGGGATGACAAGCTACGGCCGGGGTGACAGCTACTGATCTGAATAACAGTTACGGTATTAAGCCCGACAGTGTATAATAAACATCTAAGAAATTGTAGTGAGGCCAAACATGGATTATTTTTGGCAGAGCAGCTACGACAATGGCGTGCCTTCGGAGATTTCTCCGGACCAAGATGCCTCCTTAGCAGAATGCTTTGATTGCAGTTGTCGACAATTTGGCGCATTACGCGCCTTTACGCACATGGGCGTTTCTCTTTCTTATCAATCCTTAGCGACGCATGTTGATCATCTGGCGCGTTACCTCCAACAAGATTGCCACATTCAACCTAGCGATCGCGTTGCGATTATTTTACCAAACTCTTTACAGTTCCCGATTAGTTTATTTGCGATTTTAAAAATTGGTGGCGTTGTGGTGAATGTCGATCCGTTTCATAACGAAGAAGACATGACGAGACAGATAAACGATGCCGGTGTTACGACGGCGATTGTTTTCTCACATGTGATAGATGTTTTTTCTAAAGCCTTGCCGAACACAAAAGTGAAGCATGTTATCACAACGCATTTAACGGACATGATGCCATGGCATCAACGTGTGTTTTTGCAAAGTGTTTTTCGTTTTAAAGGGATGATCCCTTGTGAAAAAATTGCTACGTCTGTTTCATTTAAAAAAGCCTTGAAGGCAGGTAGTAAATCACTGCTTTCCCCCGTGACGATTAAGCCGGGATACTTAGCTTTTCTGCAATATACCAGTGGTTTTTCTGGTTCGCCCAAGGGGGTGATGTTGTCACATGGGAATGTGTTGTCGAATGTTTCACAGGTGTTGGCGTGGGTAAAAAACGACGTACAGCTAACGCGAGAAACTGTTGTGACAGCATTGCCTTTGTATCATATATTTAGCTTGACGCTGAATTGTTTTTGTTTGTTAAAATTAGGTGGCCACAATGTGTTGGTGACCGATCCAAGAAATATTGGTCTCTTGATTAAAACCTTTAAGAAATATCCTGTAAGTATTTTGTTGGGTGCAAACAATTTGTTTTCTGCTTTGCTTCATCATCCAAAATTTAAAACGGTGAATTTTTCTCGCTTGCGCATTGCCTTGGGTGGTGGTGCACCGGTGCAATTGACCGTGGCGAGGCGCTGGGAACAAGTGACGGGAAAGCAACTATCACAAGGTTACGGTTTAACTGAGGCATCCCCGGTGGTTGCGGTGAATCCTCTCTCCTTAACAGCATTTAATGAAAAAGTGGGTTTGCCGCTGCCGAGTACGGAAGTGCGGGTCGTGGATGAGCTGGGGCATTCTGTTTCGATAGGCGATGTAGGTGAGCTATGGGTGCGTGGACCGCAAATTATGCAAGGCTATTGGGGGGATCCGGTTGAAACAGCTGCCGTCATGCATAAGGGCTGGTTAGCGACTGGGGATTTGGTCTATCAAGATGAAGCTGGTTTCTTGTCCGTGGTCGATCGTAAAAAAGATATGATTGTTGTGTCGGGTTTTAAGGTGTATCCCAATGAGGTCGAAGCTGCGTTGGCACAGCATCCTGATGTACGTGAAGTGGCTGTTGTGGGGGTGAAGGCCGGCGATGGTGATGCAGAAGTGCGCGCGTTTATTGTTGCCGAGCGGCCTATTCCGACAGAAAATCTACAGAAATGGTGTCGCGAGCACCTAACTTCCTATAAAATACCGCAATCGTTTGAATTCCGGGACACGCTGCCAAAAACATCGGTAGGAAAAATACTGCGCCGGAAGCTGATTGAGGAATAAATTATGACAGCACTTGTGAAAAAAGCCGTGTTTCCTGTCGCGGGATTAGGCACACGTTTTTTACCTGCCACTAAAGCTAACCCCAAAGAAATGTTACCCATCGTGGACAAACCGCTAATTCAATATGCGGTAGAAGAAGCGCTAGCAGCGGGCGCCACGGAAATGATTTTTGTGACCAGTGCCAGTAAGCGTGCGCTGGAAGATCACTTTGATTCTAACTTCGAATTAGAAACCAAATTACGTGAACGCGGAAAACTCGACACCCTCAAAATTGTCGAAGATATTATTCCTAAACATGTATCGTGCGCCTACGTGCGACAACATGAAGCCTTAGGCTTAGGACACGCCGTCTTATGTGCAAAACCTCTAGTGGGCAACGAACCTTTTATGGTGTTATTAGCTGATGATTTAATTGATAAAGGCGAGCACGAAGTCTGCATGAAACAAATGGTGGACTGCTATGCTCGCGATAAATCGACGGTCTTGGCGGTGCAGACTGTGCCAGCAACGGATACGGATAAATACGGCATTGTTTCACTTGCTGATGCATGGAAAGGTTATAATCGTATTACGGCCATCGTTGAAAAACCTAAACCTGATGTTGCCCCATCAACATTAGCTGCCGTCGGACGCTACGTTTTAACGCCACGTATTTTTCATCACCTCGAACACATTCCCAAAGGCGCAGGGGGAGAGTTACAACTCACCGATGCGATTGCGCGCGTGGTTGAGGACGAGGCTGTTTTTGCGTTTGAATTTTTAGGCACCCGTTATGACTGTGGCGACAAACTGGGGTATCTGAAGGCGACCATTCATTATGCGCTGCAGCATCCTGAGGTGGGGGAGGCGTTTACGGCTTATTTAGCTGAGGTCGCTGCGCCGTCACCCCGCGCTTGATGCGGGACCTCCTTCAGCCTCTAGTTTACTTTCTTGGAACCTGACAAGCCACCACCGTCACCCCGGCCTTGAGCCGGGATCTCCGTCTACTACCTTAGTACCAACGCCGTCATCCCGCACTTGATGCGGGATCTCCATCTACTACCTTAGTACCAACGCCGTCATCCCGCACTTGAGGCGGGATCTCCATCTATTACTTTAGTACTTTCAGGAGACCCCAGTTCAAGGCCCGGGATGACAGGTGGCCCTTAATAAATCCTTAAGCTTTATCGTGTATACTTGCCTTCAGAAGCCCGACTATCCGGGCGATTTAAAACAAGGAGATGATGATATGCCTAACGCTGGTAGAAAATTGAAGCCAAACTTTAACAGCTCAGGAGCACCTAATGTGCTAGAACTGCTTCCTGGACTATTCTCTAAGCTAAAAACTTGGATGAGAAAGTATCACGCGGCTTCTACGGGTCTTTATGATACCTTGAATGGGTGGTATATCGATGTTCGTGAAAATAAAGAGGGAAAGACTCGTTGGGCAAAAGTGGGTGTAAATATTCGTAATCTCGGCCGTGCCCTGGGCTTGGGTATTGTCGGTGTGATTGCTGCCCCCGCGTGTGTATTGTTTGATGCATTTTTCCTGCTGGCGCGTCAGGCTTATCAGGATGCACGACATCCAGAAACACCCTTAAATTCGCGTGAGCAACCGCAAAAGCCTATGTCCAAAACGTTCGCAGGGACGCTAGCTGTAGCGATCTTTCTCATCAATTTACTCTTTGTGCCACCACTTATTGCTTTAGGCTTGGGTGTTATCTTGGGTGCTGCCGGCCTTACCTTGGGTCTTGCCGGTGTGCTTTCGCCTTTCTACTTACTGATTGCACTCGTTATTGTTTCTAAGGCGGGGTATAAGAAATTCAAGAAGAATCAGGAATCTAAGGCGCTTGGTTCTACAGATGCAAAATCAGTAGATCGTTATAGATTGGAAGTGACATTGCTAAATCCAAAGGCCCTGGTGCAGGAATACAAGGTGGGAGAGGTCTGTAAGACGACGGTGTCAAGCGACTATCAAGCTGACGTTAATAATGGGTTTCCTTCTAATACGGTCACCAACGAGATGCTGTTGGCGCAGTTAAAGAGTGCGGAAAAAGCGCTTTCTTGCTCTGAGGGAAATGATGCTATATTTGAGCCACCGATGAGAGGGGTTCTTTCTGAGCGCTTTAATCATGATGCGCTTTCTCCAAACGCAAAAAGTGTATGTAATAAGCTCTTTAATAGTGAACCCCTCGCTCGCACAAAAGAAAATGTTGAGGCGGTTCAAGAGCTTAAAAGGAATCTTAATCCATAAATTTTTGTCATTCCAGAATTTGCGAAGCAAATGTCTGGAATCTAGATCCCAGACATTTTCCTTTGGAAAATTCTGGGATGACAAGCCACCCCTGTCATCCCGCACTTGACCCGGGGTCTCCTGATAACACTATGGTGCTAAATGGAGATCCCGGGTCGGGGCCTGGGATGACAGTCATGCCTCGGTGATCTGAATCATTTTCTCTAAGGCCTTGCACGCATTTTCTTTAATCCACGCTTGGCCTTTGCTGTCCAAGCGTTGGCGTTGGCCGGTGAATTCATTCACCACATCACCAGGTTGCACCAAATTAAAGTCCGGCATTTTTTCTTGGCGCAATAAATCTAACATCGCCACCAGGTGCGGCGGATCGTTACGGGACATAGTCGCGCAGCCGCAACCAACGGACTGCATGCCGCGGTCGTTGACTTCGCCCATGTTTACCACCTCAATGTTGCGCTGCATACAAAAGTCTTTGAGGTTTTTGACCATGTGATTTTCCGTCGCCACGGCATATTTCTTCGTGTTTGCACGATCATTCGTCACGCAATCCCACAAAAACTTCGTTGAGCCATAACCGTCGACTTCCGTCACGACTTCGGGGCGACATTCGGGATGTGCTAAGGTGGTGTAACCTAAGTTTTTCCAATGATGCACCATGTTGCTGGTGTAATAACTGTGTACGGCGCAATGACTGGCAAAGCAAATTAATTGCGAGTCATCAAAATGTTTGAGTGCATCTTTATCCAGATTGTCTAAACTAAAGTTCGCACCTTCGGTGCCGCCAGGCCAGTAAGCAATTTTCGTTTTTGGAATGCCGGTCCAAATCGCGACGTTTTCTGCCATGTAACGATCGGGCATAAATAAAATCTTTTTGTTATGCGCTAAGGCCCAACGGAAAATCTTTTCAACGTTGGAGCTGGTACACACCGATCCGCCTTGCGCACCCGTCATGGCTTTTAATCGGCCGGAGGTGTTCATGTAACAAATCGGTAAAATGTTTTCTTTGCCGTAGCGTGCATTTAAATCTTCAAATGCTGGCGTTACCATATAATCTTTGGCATGCATTTCCATGGTGCAGCCAGATTTTGGATTAGTGATAAACACTTCTTGTTCGTCATTTGCCAAAACACTAATGCTTTCTGCCATAAAGTGCACCGCGGCTTCGACAATGTATTTTTTTTCAGGATTGCGCGCCGCTTTTAAGGCGAGCTCATAGGAATCGCCGACTTGGCCGCCGAATATTTTAATTAACTTAACGATTTCACCGCCCATGTAATAATGCGCGAGGATGAGGAGCTTATCGCCCAAGGTATCTAGTGCCGGTTCGATGTATTTGCGCATCCAAGGGATCACCGTTTTAGGATCACGATCGGGGAGGGAAATATACTCTTCTGCGTAAGGAACGAATTCTTTTTGATAGCGATCGAGGGGATAATCGCTTTGGCAGATCGACATGTTGGGTGTCAGGATGGTGTCACTGCTTTCGAAGTCGGTTGTTGTTTGTTTGAAGTTGTTTAACATAATTGTATACATCATTGGTTGTGTATGGGTTGAGGATCACTTTCAAAAACACGCGAAGCATTAGCATTTGTCATTCCAGAACTAGCGTTG
This genomic window contains:
- the minC gene encoding putative septum site-determining protein MinC is translated as MTDTIEQAAFELKGGLFTLTSLLLEKLDTQAIEAQIIDMIAQSPKFFENAPIVLDLQHVAGIPLDIPFKEIRNLLQKHGLVPVGIKGGSTKIHRAAAQAGLAILSVPKKKPIAEETASAPEVAVPTLKPTSPETANKTKVITQPVRSGQQIYAKGGDLIVIAPVSRGAEIVADGHIHVYGPLRGRALAGAQGDESAQIFCQSLDAELVSIAGIYTQHDNIQKQRDGELIRIRIKEGKLSCDSLS
- the minD gene encoding site-determining protein → MAEIIVVTSGKGGVGKTTTSAALATGLALRGHKTVVIDFDVGLRNLDLIMGCERRVVYDFVNVIHGEANIKQTLIKDKRVDNLFILPASQTRDKDALTQEGVEKVLAELDKDFDYIVCDSPAGIEKGAFMAMYFADQAVVVTNPEVSSVRDSDRILGILASKSKRAEDGQDPVKEHLLVTRYSPARVEAGDMLTVEDIQDILAIPLLGVIPESKAVLRASNSGSPVVLDTESDAGQAYLDAIDRLLGEDRPMRFIETEKRSILQRIFGSKGKREAETT
- the fadD gene encoding long-chain-fatty-acid--CoA ligase, whose amino-acid sequence is MDYFWQSSYDNGVPSEISPDQDASLAECFDCSCRQFGALRAFTHMGVSLSYQSLATHVDHLARYLQQDCHIQPSDRVAIILPNSLQFPISLFAILKIGGVVVNVDPFHNEEDMTRQINDAGVTTAIVFSHVIDVFSKALPNTKVKHVITTHLTDMMPWHQRVFLQSVFRFKGMIPCEKIATSVSFKKALKAGSKSLLSPVTIKPGYLAFLQYTSGFSGSPKGVMLSHGNVLSNVSQVLAWVKNDVQLTRETVVTALPLYHIFSLTLNCFCLLKLGGHNVLVTDPRNIGLLIKTFKKYPVSILLGANNLFSALLHHPKFKTVNFSRLRIALGGGAPVQLTVARRWEQVTGKQLSQGYGLTEASPVVAVNPLSLTAFNEKVGLPLPSTEVRVVDELGHSVSIGDVGELWVRGPQIMQGYWGDPVETAAVMHKGWLATGDLVYQDEAGFLSVVDRKKDMIVVSGFKVYPNEVEAALAQHPDVREVAVVGVKAGDGDAEVRAFIVAERPIPTENLQKWCREHLTSYKIPQSFEFRDTLPKTSVGKILRRKLIEE
- the minE gene encoding cell division topological specificity factor, whose amino-acid sequence is MKWLNLFKREQKNTASLARERLKIIVAHQRHSTSTEEDFIPKLQQELIDVISKYVEIDREQVKVGLERDGEHSVLELNITLPEQQTTAA
- a CDS encoding UTP--glucose-1-phosphate uridylyltransferase; the protein is MTALVKKAVFPVAGLGTRFLPATKANPKEMLPIVDKPLIQYAVEEALAAGATEMIFVTSASKRALEDHFDSNFELETKLRERGKLDTLKIVEDIIPKHVSCAYVRQHEALGLGHAVLCAKPLVGNEPFMVLLADDLIDKGEHEVCMKQMVDCYARDKSTVLAVQTVPATDTDKYGIVSLADAWKGYNRITAIVEKPKPDVAPSTLAAVGRYVLTPRIFHHLEHIPKGAGGELQLTDAIARVVEDEAVFAFEFLGTRYDCGDKLGYLKATIHYALQHPEVGEAFTAYLAEVAAPSPRA
- the nadA gene encoding quinolinate synthetase; this translates as MLNNFKQTTTDFESSDTILTPNMSICQSDYPLDRYQKEFVPYAEEYISLPDRDPKTVIPWMRKYIEPALDTLGDKLLILAHYYMGGEIVKLIKIFGGQVGDSYELALKAARNPEKKYIVEAAVHFMAESISVLANDEQEVFITNPKSGCTMEMHAKDYMVTPAFEDLNARYGKENILPICYMNTSGRLKAMTGAQGGSVCTSSNVEKIFRWALAHNKKILFMPDRYMAENVAIWTGIPKTKIAYWPGGTEGANFSLDNLDKDALKHFDDSQLICFASHCAVHSYYTSNMVHHWKNLGYTTLAHPECRPEVVTEVDGYGSTKFLWDCVTNDRANTKKYAVATENHMVKNLKDFCMQRNIEVVNMGEVNDRGMQSVGCGCATMSRNDPPHLVAMLDLLRQEKMPDFNLVQPGDVVNEFTGQRQRLDSKGQAWIKENACKALEKMIQITEA